GGCTCCAGGGGGCGCCGGCCGCCGACCCGGTGCGCGGGCCGCAGAACACCGGCGGGCTGCACGGGGAGCGGGCGGGCTGGCACCTGCCGGGGTTCGCCGACGGCGGCTGGCCGCGCGCCGAACTGCCGCGCGCCGACCGGCGCCAGGGCGTGACCTGGTACCGGACGACGTTCCGGCTGGCGGTCGACCCGGGCACGGACGCGTCGATCGGTCTGGTCCTCGACGACGACCCGGAGCGCGCCTACCGCGTCCAGATCTTCCTGAACGGCTGGAACATGGGTCAGTACATCAACGACGTCGGACCGCAGCACACGTTCGTGCTGCCGAACGGCATCCTGCGCACCCGGGGAAGCAACACGCTGGCCCTGGCGGTGCTCTCCGACGGGACGACGGAGTCGGGCCCGGCACGGGCCGGGCTGACCCTGCTGGGCGCGGCGGCGGGCGGGGTCGAGGTGACCCCGGTGCCCTCCCCCGGCCTCTCCTAGGCCAGCCTGATCACGTTCCAGGACAGCGGTTCGAGGACGGCGCCGAGGACGCCGTCCGTGAGGGTGGTGCCCTCGGCCGGGTGCGGGGCCACCCGTTCCGGGTCGGCGAGGGTGTTGCGGGCGTCGGGGTCGGCGTCGGCGAGGACGCTGTGCTCGACGACCGTCGTCAGGCCGAGGCCGGTGAGGGCGACTTCGAGCGGGAGGGCGTCGGCGCGGTCGCGGTTGACGGCGAAGACGGTGACCGTGCCGTCGTCGGCGCGTACGGCGGTGGCGTGCAGGAGGTCGGTCGGGCCGAACCTGCGGGTGTCGTACGTCGGTGAGTCGACCCGCACGTCGAGGACCTGGCCGCGGCCGTGCCGCGACGCCTGCGCGAACGGGAAGAACGTGGTCTGGCGCCAGGCCGGGCCGCCCGGCTCGGTCATGATCGGCGCGATCACGTTGACGAGCTGGGCGAGGCAGGCGACGGTGACCCGGTCGGCGTGGCGCAGCAGGGCGATCAGCAGCGACCCGAAGACGACGGCGTCCAGGACGCTGTAGTTGTCCTCAAGGAGCCGGGGCGCCTCGGGCCAGTCGGCGGGGTCGTGGGCCTGGGCGTGCGCCTCCCAGCGGGAGGTGTACCAGACGTTCCACTCGTCGAAGGAGAGCTTGATCCTCTTCTTCGACTTCAGCCGGGCGCCGACGTGGTCGCAGGTGGCGACGACGTTGTCGATGAAGGATTCCATGTCGACCGCGGAGGCGAGGAAGGAGTCGAGGTCGCCGTCCTCGGGCTCGTAGTAGGCGTGCAGGGAGATGTAGTCGACCAGGTCGTAGGTCTCCTCCAGGACGGTCGCCTCCCAGCTCGCGAAGGTCGGCATGGCCTGGCTCGATGAGCCGCAGGCGACGAGTTCGACGTCCGGGTCGAGCTGGCGCATGGCGCGGGCCGTCTCGGCGGCGAGCCTGCCGTACTCGGCGGCGGTCTTGTGGCCGGTCTGCCAGGGGCCGTCCATCTCGTTGCCCAGGCACCACAGCCGGATGCCGTACGGGTCCTTGTCGCCGTGGGCGGCGCGCAGGTCGGCGAGTGCGGTGCCGGCCGGGTGGTTGGCGTACTCCTGGAGTTCCAGGGCCTCGGCGACGCCCC
The sequence above is a segment of the Streptomyces griseoviridis genome. Coding sequences within it:
- a CDS encoding arabinosylfuranosidase ArfA, translated to MSNSTARFTLDPAFTVGEVDPRLFGSFVEHLGRCVYTGIFEPGHPAADAAGLRTDVLGLVRELGVTALRYPGGNFVSGYRWEDSVGPAEDRPRRLDLAWHSTETNRFGLAEYIAFLRAVGPQAEPMMAVNLGTRGVAEALELQEYANHPAGTALADLRAAHGDKDPYGIRLWCLGNEMDGPWQTGHKTAAEYGRLAAETARAMRQLDPDVELVACGSSSQAMPTFASWEATVLEETYDLVDYISLHAYYEPEDGDLDSFLASAVDMESFIDNVVATCDHVGARLKSKKRIKLSFDEWNVWYTSRWEAHAQAHDPADWPEAPRLLEDNYSVLDAVVFGSLLIALLRHADRVTVACLAQLVNVIAPIMTEPGGPAWRQTTFFPFAQASRHGRGQVLDVRVDSPTYDTRRFGPTDLLHATAVRADDGTVTVFAVNRDRADALPLEVALTGLGLTTVVEHSVLADADPDARNTLADPERVAPHPAEGTTLTDGVLGAVLEPLSWNVIRLA